The Amycolatopsis coloradensis sequence TGGACGTTCGGCTGGAACACCTGGCCGTTGGCCGGGACCTTCAGATCGATCAGGTAGTCGGCCGTCACCTTGTCCACCCCGAGCGAGTCGCCAAGGATGCAGTGCCCGAAGGCGTCGACCGAGAGCAACCGGGCGTTGCCCAGCTGGTCGGCCATCCGCTTCGAGAACAGGTACTGGGTCGCCGGGTCGTAGTAGTTGCCGATGACCAGCACCGGGGTGTCGGTCTTGGCCTGCCACGGGCCGCGATAGACGTCAGGCTTCTTCGCCGGCCACACCGGGCACGCCGCCACGTCCGAGAACGCCTGGTAGCGGCCGAAAGTGGGCGATTCCTTCTCCCACTTCGCGGCGATCTCGGGGACCTTCTCCTGCTTGATCGTGATCTTCTTGTCCGAGCAGTTCACGGCGAAGTACGAGTCGTCACCGGTGTACGGGCTGTCCGGGCTCACGTCCGCGCGCCCGTTCGCCCCCGACCGCAGCACCTTCAGCTCGACGGCCTGTGCCGTCTGCGTCTGCGCCGCGGGCGGGTGGACGATGTTGTACAGCGCCTGCAGGTCGTCGGCCAGCGGCGGGAACGACGTCGGCGAGTACAGCACCCCGGCCACCGTGCTGGTGAAGGCGTTGATGTCGTAGCTACTCCCGTCCGGCAGCTTGATCGGCTGCCGGCGCAGCTGGTCGCGGATCTCGTCGAACTTCTCCCGCGGCGTGCCTGGGCTGAAGGAGCACTTCGGCCCGACCTGCGCGCACTTGCGCAGGAAGGCGTCCAGCGCGGTCTCGAACCCGCGAGCGCGCTCGCGGTCGTACTGCACACCGTCGCTGGTGCGCAGCGCCGGGTCGACGTTGCCGTCGATGACGATCGCCCGGCTCTGCTTCGGGAACATCGACGTGTACGTCGACCCGATCAGGGTCCCGTACGAGAAGCCGACGAAGGTCAGCTTCTGGTCGCCGACGGCCGCCCGCATCTTGTCGAGGTCACGCACGACGTCCTTGGTGGACATGTGGTTCAGCAGCGCGCCCGCGTTGTTCTTGCAGAACTGGCCGTAGTCGCGGTACGAGGCCAGCGTCCCGGAGATCTCCTGCCGGGTCAGCGGCACGGGGATCTGCGCGGAGAAGACGTCGTCCGCGTCTTCCTGCGTGGTGAAGCACTTGAGCGGGTTGCTGGCCCCGACCCCGCGCGGATCGAACCCGATCAGGTCGAACCGGTCCAGCACCTGCGGCTGGAAGTAGTTCGCCGCGCCGATCGGCATCCGGAAACCGGAACCGCCGGGACCGCCCGGGTTGAGGAACAGCGAACCGACCTTCTTGTCGGGCGTCTTCGCCGCCCGCTTCAGCATCGCGATGTCGATGGTGCCGAGCGCCGCGTTGTCGTGGTCGATCGGCACGCGATACCGCGCACAGCTGTAGAACTCGGCCTGGTCGGCGGGAACACCGCGGATCTGGTCCGCCGTGCAGGCACCCCAGTTCACCGGCGCCGTCGCGCCGATCCGGGCGGCGGGCGTCCCGGCCTCCTGGGCGGCGACCGCCGTCCCGGACGCCCCGGTCAGCGCGGCGCCGGCCACGAGTGCCCCTACCAGTGCGAAACCGCGCACCGGCCTCCTTGTGGATCTCGGCAAAACGACTCCTCCCTCGGCTGGCGACGTGATGGGCCACGTCGCTCGGCGCGCCGTCGACGTCACGGCGCGTAACACCAAGCGAGCCTCGCACAAGCCGGTAACCCAGTCACCGGCCGAAAGGATGGTACGAACCTATCGAGTGGTTGTCTTCAACTCGAAAATCGGTAACACACGGCGAGCGGCTTGCTCCTCCATGGAGTAACCGGGCCAGAATTCCAGCAGCAGTTTCCACATCGCTTCGTACTCGTCTCCGCGCAGTTCCCTGGCCCTGACCGGGATCTCCTTGCCCGCCAGCGCGACGACCGCGTCGGGATTCGACCTCAGGTTGTGTGTCCACGCGGGATCGTTCGGCCTCCCCCAATTGGAGCCGACGAGCACGAAGTCCTCAGCGCGCGGGAAGTACAGGAGATTGGTACTGCGGGGCAGGCCGCTCTTGCGGCCGGTCGTGGTCAGCCGCAGGGAAGGGAGCCCGGCCAGCGCGACCAGACTCACCTTCCCCTTGAACAGCCGGTGGAGTCTCTTGTCCACCCAGATGATCCCGCCCGCGAGCCCCATCAGCCACGGTTTCGTGCCGAGCGCGCGGGCGAGCGACGTGAGAGGGTTAGCCACGGACAGATCTTGCCAGGCTCACCCCGAACCGCGATTCCGAGTCCGTCCACCATTTCTCCACCGAGAAACCGGCGGCGGCCAGTTCCGCGGCGATTCCCTCCCGCCGGAACTTCGCGGAGATCTCGGTGCGCACGTATTCGCCCTCGGCGAACTTCACCTGCAGGTCGGCGCCCGGGATGTCGACGGTCTGCGGTTCACGGGCGCGCAGACGCATTTCGATCCATTCGTTCTCCTCGTCCCAATGCGAGACGTGGTCGAAGGCGGCCGGGTCGAAGTTCGCGCCCAGACCGTTGTTGATCACGCGGAGCATGTTGCGATTGAACTCGGCGGTGACCCCGGCCGCGTCGTCATACGCGCGTTCCAGGGTTTCCCGGTCCTTCACCAGGTCAGTCCCGAGAAGGAACCACTCCCCCTCGTCGAGCACCTCGCGGACCGAGCGCAGGAAGGTGGCGCGGTCGGCGGGAAGGAAATTGCCGATCGTGCCGCCGAGGAAGACCACCAGCCGCGGACGGTCGCCAGGCAACAGGTCCAGATGACGGGTGAAGTCACCGACCACGCCCCGGACTTCGAGGGACGGGTAGTCGGCCGTGATGGCTTCCGCGGCTTCGGCGAGCGCGGTTTCGGAGACGTCGAGCGGGACGAACTCCTTCAACGTGCCGTGGCTCGTGAGCGCGTCGAGGAGGAGCCTCGTCTTTTCACTCGATCCGGAACCGAGTTCGACAAGGGTGTGCGCGCCCGAACTCTCGGCTATCTCGCCACCGCGCGCGGCGAGCACCTCCCGCTCGCTCCTGGTCGGGTAGTACTCGGGGAGGGCGGTGATCTTCTCGAACAGTTCGCTGCCGCGAGCGTCGTAGAACCATTTGGGCGACAACCATTTCTGATCCGCCTCCAGGCCGGCGCGGACGTCCGCGCGCAGCTGCTCGGTGATATCCGATTCGCTGTGGTGTACGTCGAGGTCGACTTCGGTCATCGTGCCTCAGGGCTCCGATCGGGCTTCGAGGGGAAGGATTTCCACGCCCGCGCCGGTGACCCGGACGGCGTGGCGGTCGGGAACGGGAGTCCAGCCGGGATCGTCGTCGCACGGTTCCGACGCGACGAGCACACCGCCTCCGATGTCCCGATAGGACAGGGAATGCGTCCACGCGGTACCGACGAGTGTCCGGCCGTCGGTCAGCAGGAGATTGAGCCGCGAACCCGGCCCCGCCTCCTCGACCACTCCGGTCAGCCACGTGACGGCCGCGAGCGGGTCTTCGCCCGCCTCGAGCCGCTCACTCAGCAAAGCCCACAGCAGTACCGAATCCGTGGTCGCCTCCAGCGTCAGCAGCCGGGTGATCGGCAGTTTCGCGGCGAGCTCGGCCATCGAGTCCGGCCAGCCCCGCACCAGCCCGTTGTGGCTGAAGAGGTAACGGCCGCCGGTGAACGGCGCGTTCGCCGCCTCGACCACGGGCATCCCTGTCGTCCCGTTCCGGACCGCCGCCAGGAAGGCGTGCGACCGGACCGAGCCGGCCAGTGCCGGCAGATCCCCGTCCGTCCACAAGGGAGCAGACCTGCGCAGCCGCAGCGGTTCGGAGCCGTCGGCGTACCAGCCGAGGCCGTACCCGTCCGCGTTGACCGAACCACCGCCCCGCATGTCACGGGGAGCGTAGGACTGCACGAGCAGCGAATGAGGGGCGTGAAAGAGTGTCTCGGCGGGCGAGCACGGCTCGCCGAGATACGCGAGGTGACGGCACATGCCCCTCAGGCCACCTCGCTCGGCCGTGCGTCCCGGGCACAACGGAACCCGGAGAAGATCTGTCGCCGGATCGGGTGATCCCAGTTGCGGAAGGTGCCGCGGATGGCCGCCGCGTCCGTCCCGAACGAGCCACCGCGCAGGATCCGGTAGTCCCCGCCGAAGAACACCTCCGAGTACTCCTTGTACGGGAACGCGGCGAATCCCGGGTACGCCTCGAAGCCGCTGCTGGTCCACTCCCAGACGTCGCCGATCAGCTGGTGCACGCCCAGGGGCGAAACGCCCGCCGGGTACGCGCCGACCTCCGCGGGCCGCAGGTGCCGCTGCCCGAGGTTGGCGTGGTCGGGGGTGGGTTCCTCGTCGCCCCAGGGGAACCGGCGTGACCGGCCGGTCGCCGGGTCGAACCGGGCGGCCTTCTCCCACTCCGGTTCCGTCGGCAGGCGCCGGCCTGCCCAGGCGGCGTACGCCTCGGCCTCGTGGAAGGAAACGTGGACCACGGGTTCCGCGGCGGGCACCTTCTCGTAGACGCCGAACCGCGTCCGCCACCAGCCGTCCTGCTCCCGCTTCCAGAACCGCGGCGCGTCGATGCCGTGCTCGCTGCGATACGCCCAGCCGCGCTCACTCCACCACTTCGGGTCTTCGTAACCCCCGGAGTCGAGGAACTCGGCATACGCCCCACAGGTGACCGGCGTGGTGTCGATGAAGAACGCCTCCACCGCGACCTCGTGCGCCGGACGCTCGTTGTCCAGTGCCCACGGCTCGGCGGAGGTACCCATGGTGAAGGCACCGCCGGGCACGAACACCTCCGCGGGCAGCGGCCCGGACCGTGACAGCGGCGGGGCGGGCGCGTGCAGCACCGGATCGCCCTTGCGGAGCTGATGGGTGGCCAGCATCGTCTCGTCGTGCTGCTGCTCGTGCTGGGTGATCATGCCGAAGGCGAAGGCGTCCTCGGTGAGCCGCCTGCCTTGCAGCGGAACGCTTTCCAGGATGTCGAAGGATTTTTCCCTGACTTCGCGGACGTACTTGCGCGCTTCCTCCGGGCCCAGCAGCGGCAGCGCCGGACGATCCACGCGAGCGTGCTGGAACGCGTCGTAGATGTCGTCGATGTCGGGCCGGAGCGCCTCACGGCCGCCCACGTCACGCACCAGCCAGAGCTCTTCTTGGCTGCCGATGTGCGCGAGATCCCAGACCAGCGGCGACATCAGTTTCGAATGCTGGCGGACCAGGTCTTCGTCGTCCACGTCCGTCAGCGCGACGCTGCGCTCGCGGGCCCTGGTGAGCGCCTCTGCCGCGTGCGCCCGCAGGTCTTGCGGGCTCAGCGCGCGAAGCGGGTTGGTCTCGGTGCTTTCCACGCTCATGACTGGTGGCTCCTCGAACGGTGCACGAGGGACTGCACGCCCTCGCTGATCTCCGTGATGGTCTCCGGCGGCAGACCGGTGGTGCCGAGTTCGGCACAGCCGAGGTCCACCACCTTGCTCGCGACGCCGGCGATCGCCGGGTCGGCCAGGCCGTACCGGGCCGCGCGCTCCCAGCGGCCCGTGACCGGTTCGCACAGTTCGAGCACCTTGTCCACTGTGGACGGCCGCGCGAGCAGCGCGGCCAGCAGGGCGACCGAGTGCAGCCACCTCGCGGCGGGCTGGGCGTCCAGGTACCGGATCTCCAGATACCCCTGTGGACGGACCGGGGTGAAGAACGTCGTCAGGTGATAGGCCAGGTCTTCCTCGGTGGGCCTGTCGAGCCCAGCGCCCTCGCCCCTCCCGTCGATCCAGTCGGCGAAGGTCAGGGAATCGGGCGCGTCCCAGCGGCCGTCACGGCCGGGAAGGACCATCAACGGGGTGTCCAGGATCCTGCGTGCCCACTCCCCCGCCGGATCCTTGCCCGGTTCCGCCGACCGGGTGCGGACCCGTTCCGTTTCCATCACGGCCAGCCAGCGCGCGGACGCGTGGCCGGTGTCGCGTCCGGCGTGGACCCGGGAGTTGGCGAAGGTGGCCAGCAGGGGCGGACCGAGCGCGTGGACGGCGGCCCAGCGGTCGGCCAGGTCGCCAGCCTCGCCGGTGTCGACACAGACCTGCAGGCCGGCGGTGCTGCACATCATCGTCGCGCCCCCGGCGCCCATCGGCGCGAAGCGGCGTTCCATCGCGGCGTAGCGCGGTGTGCCCAGTTTGCGGGCGGGGGCGCGATACCTGTCTATCCCGGAGTCCCCCAGGTGCAGGCCTCGGGCGGCGAGAAGATTTTCGAGGTGGGCCAGATCGGCCGAGACGACGGCGTCCAAGTGGCGCAGCGTGGTCTGTGGTTGAGCGGAGATCTCCACCTGACATCCGGGCTCGAGGCTCAGCGGTGAACCTGCCGGAAGCGGGAGGGCGGGGCTGTCGGGGCGCAGGGTCCGCGGGGTGTGCGGGCCGAGCGCGGTGGCGAGATCGTCGGGATCGAGAGGCCGGGCGGGCTCGTCGGCGTAGTGCACGGTGAATTCCAGCTCTACGCCGAGGAGTCTCGGTGGCCCGTGCTTGAAGCACACGGAAGCCACATACGCCTCACCCTCGGCGCGATCCGAGAGGACCTTCGCCGTCGCGTTCGACGCGCTCCCGGACTTCTCGGGGAAATCATGAACAGTAGTCATCTTTCCGCCGTCCAGTCGGTTGTCCGATAACTGAGATACCTTGACTTCGGACGCTACACGCGGAGTCCGACAAATTCAGGCCGGTTCTTGCGGGGCAAGATCCTCCGACCACCTCTTAGGACCGGACGATTCAGGGCAAAGCAGGCTCCGTGCCCAGCCCGAGCGCGGCGGCCGCGTCGCGGACCGCCTCGATCACCAGCTGCAGGGCCGGTCGCCGTGAAGACGTAGTCCGGTAGGCGATCGAAACCGTCCGAAGCAACGGTGTGGTCAACGCGACGACGTCGATCCCCGGCGGCCGAAGCCCGAGCCCGAGATCCGAAACGAGGGTTACCCCGAGCCCCGCCCGGACCATCGCCATCGCCGTCGATTGCTCCTCGACCTCGTGGTTGATCTTCGGCTCGAACCCGTGGCGGTGACACGCCGTGCGCACCGCGCGGCCGAAGTGACTCTTCGGGCTGGCGAGGATCCACGGGTGCTCGGCCAGTTCGAGCAACGACGCGCTCCCCGCGGGGACGGCACCGGCCGGCACCGCTGCGTGCAGCCGTTCGACCGCGATGACCGCGCGTTCCAGACCGGCGTCCCACGGCATCGGCGCGTCGGAGTAGTCGATCACGAACGACAGATCCAGTTCGCCGTCCCGGACGGCGTCGGCGGTGTCCTCCGGCGCGAGCTCACGGGTCCGGACCTGGATCCCCGGATGCTCACCCGCCAGTGCGGCCAGCGCGTGCGGAAGCAGTCCCGAAGCGACCGACGCCCACACCCCGGCCATGAGCCGTACCGAAACGGTCTCCTGCGCCTCCTCCAAGGCCAGCGTCGCCCGCTCGACGGACCCCAGGATCTCCTCGGCGTGCTCGGTCAGCAACAGCCCCAATTCGGT is a genomic window containing:
- a CDS encoding alpha/beta hydrolase; translation: MRGFALVGALVAGAALTGASGTAVAAQEAGTPAARIGATAPVNWGACTADQIRGVPADQAEFYSCARYRVPIDHDNAALGTIDIAMLKRAAKTPDKKVGSLFLNPGGPGGSGFRMPIGAANYFQPQVLDRFDLIGFDPRGVGASNPLKCFTTQEDADDVFSAQIPVPLTRQEISGTLASYRDYGQFCKNNAGALLNHMSTKDVVRDLDKMRAAVGDQKLTFVGFSYGTLIGSTYTSMFPKQSRAIVIDGNVDPALRTSDGVQYDRERARGFETALDAFLRKCAQVGPKCSFSPGTPREKFDEIRDQLRRQPIKLPDGSSYDINAFTSTVAGVLYSPTSFPPLADDLQALYNIVHPPAAQTQTAQAVELKVLRSGANGRADVSPDSPYTGDDSYFAVNCSDKKITIKQEKVPEIAAKWEKESPTFGRYQAFSDVAACPVWPAKKPDVYRGPWQAKTDTPVLVIGNYYDPATQYLFSKRMADQLGNARLLSVDAFGHCILGDSLGVDKVTADYLIDLKVPANGQVFQPNVQPFETTA
- a CDS encoding nitroreductase family deazaflavin-dependent oxidoreductase, coding for MGLAGGIIWVDKRLHRLFKGKVSLVALAGLPSLRLTTTGRKSGLPRSTNLLYFPRAEDFVLVGSNWGRPNDPAWTHNLRSNPDAVVALAGKEIPVRARELRGDEYEAMWKLLLEFWPGYSMEEQAARRVLPIFELKTTTR
- the egtD gene encoding L-histidine N(alpha)-methyltransferase yields the protein MTEVDLDVHHSESDITEQLRADVRAGLEADQKWLSPKWFYDARGSELFEKITALPEYYPTRSEREVLAARGGEIAESSGAHTLVELGSGSSEKTRLLLDALTSHGTLKEFVPLDVSETALAEAAEAITADYPSLEVRGVVGDFTRHLDLLPGDRPRLVVFLGGTIGNFLPADRATFLRSVREVLDEGEWFLLGTDLVKDRETLERAYDDAAGVTAEFNRNMLRVINNGLGANFDPAAFDHVSHWDEENEWIEMRLRAREPQTVDIPGADLQVKFAEGEYVRTEISAKFRREGIAAELAAAGFSVEKWWTDSESRFGVSLARSVRG
- the egtC gene encoding ergothioneine biosynthesis protein EgtC, whose amino-acid sequence is MCRHLAYLGEPCSPAETLFHAPHSLLVQSYAPRDMRGGGSVNADGYGLGWYADGSEPLRLRRSAPLWTDGDLPALAGSVRSHAFLAAVRNGTTGMPVVEAANAPFTGGRYLFSHNGLVRGWPDSMAELAAKLPITRLLTLEATTDSVLLWALLSERLEAGEDPLAAVTWLTGVVEEAGPGSRLNLLLTDGRTLVGTAWTHSLSYRDIGGGVLVASEPCDDDPGWTPVPDRHAVRVTGAGVEILPLEARSEP
- the egtB gene encoding ergothioneine biosynthesis protein EgtB, which gives rise to MSVESTETNPLRALSPQDLRAHAAEALTRARERSVALTDVDDEDLVRQHSKLMSPLVWDLAHIGSQEELWLVRDVGGREALRPDIDDIYDAFQHARVDRPALPLLGPEEARKYVREVREKSFDILESVPLQGRRLTEDAFAFGMITQHEQQHDETMLATHQLRKGDPVLHAPAPPLSRSGPLPAEVFVPGGAFTMGTSAEPWALDNERPAHEVAVEAFFIDTTPVTCGAYAEFLDSGGYEDPKWWSERGWAYRSEHGIDAPRFWKREQDGWWRTRFGVYEKVPAAEPVVHVSFHEAEAYAAWAGRRLPTEPEWEKAARFDPATGRSRRFPWGDEEPTPDHANLGQRHLRPAEVGAYPAGVSPLGVHQLIGDVWEWTSSGFEAYPGFAAFPYKEYSEVFFGGDYRILRGGSFGTDAAAIRGTFRNWDHPIRRQIFSGFRCARDARPSEVA
- a CDS encoding glutamate-cysteine ligase family protein; translated protein: MTTVHDFPEKSGSASNATAKVLSDRAEGEAYVASVCFKHGPPRLLGVELEFTVHYADEPARPLDPDDLATALGPHTPRTLRPDSPALPLPAGSPLSLEPGCQVEISAQPQTTLRHLDAVVSADLAHLENLLAARGLHLGDSGIDRYRAPARKLGTPRYAAMERRFAPMGAGGATMMCSTAGLQVCVDTGEAGDLADRWAAVHALGPPLLATFANSRVHAGRDTGHASARWLAVMETERVRTRSAEPGKDPAGEWARRILDTPLMVLPGRDGRWDAPDSLTFADWIDGRGEGAGLDRPTEEDLAYHLTTFFTPVRPQGYLEIRYLDAQPAARWLHSVALLAALLARPSTVDKVLELCEPVTGRWERAARYGLADPAIAGVASKVVDLGCAELGTTGLPPETITEISEGVQSLVHRSRSHQS
- a CDS encoding LysR family transcriptional regulator, yielding MELSLHRLRMLRELSRRGTVTAAAASLHYTASAVSQQLAQLERDVGAKLFERFGRRVQLTELGLLLTEHAEEILGSVERATLALEEAQETVSVRLMAGVWASVASGLLPHALAALAGEHPGIQVRTRELAPEDTADAVRDGELDLSFVIDYSDAPMPWDAGLERAVIAVERLHAAVPAGAVPAGSASLLELAEHPWILASPKSHFGRAVRTACHRHGFEPKINHEVEEQSTAMAMVRAGLGVTLVSDLGLGLRPPGIDVVALTTPLLRTVSIAYRTTSSRRPALQLVIEAVRDAAAALGLGTEPALP